The proteins below are encoded in one region of Amycolatopsis acidiphila:
- the carA gene encoding glutamine-hydrolyzing carbamoyl-phosphate synthase small subunit gives MNAKTPAALVLEDGRVFRGAAYGAQGRTLGEAVFCTGMTGYQETLTDPSYHRQIVVQTAPQIGNTGWNDEDDESARIWVAGYVVRDPARTPSNWRSRRTLDDELARQGVVGISGIDTRTLTRHLREHGAMRAGVFSGDALGDDAAMADQVLASPPMKGADLAGEVTTAQPYVVQAQGERRFRVAALDLGIKSNTPRQLSRRGIETHVLPSTSSLEELLAVEPDGVFLSNGPGDPQTQVEAIALTREALRREIPLFGICFGNQILGRALGLGTYKMRYGHRGINIPVIDVETGRVAITAQNHGFALEGEPGQSFDSPFGAARISHYCPNDDTVEGVRCAEVPAFSVQYHPEAAAGPHDAAPLFDEFVTLMEKKAR, from the coding sequence GTGAACGCGAAGACACCGGCCGCGCTGGTGCTGGAGGACGGCCGGGTGTTCCGCGGCGCGGCGTACGGGGCGCAGGGGCGCACCCTGGGCGAGGCGGTGTTCTGCACCGGCATGACCGGCTACCAGGAGACCCTGACCGACCCGTCGTACCACCGCCAGATCGTGGTGCAGACCGCGCCGCAGATCGGCAACACCGGCTGGAACGACGAGGACGACGAGTCGGCCCGCATCTGGGTCGCCGGCTACGTCGTGCGCGACCCCGCGCGCACCCCGTCGAACTGGCGCTCCCGCCGCACCCTGGATGACGAGCTCGCGCGGCAGGGGGTGGTGGGCATCTCCGGGATCGACACCCGGACGCTGACCCGGCACCTGCGTGAGCACGGTGCGATGCGTGCCGGGGTGTTCTCCGGCGACGCGCTGGGCGACGACGCCGCGATGGCCGACCAGGTGCTGGCGAGCCCGCCGATGAAGGGCGCGGACCTCGCTGGCGAGGTCACCACGGCGCAGCCGTACGTGGTGCAGGCGCAGGGGGAGCGCCGCTTCCGCGTCGCCGCGCTGGACCTGGGCATTAAGTCCAACACCCCACGCCAGCTGAGCCGCCGCGGCATCGAGACGCATGTGCTGCCGTCGACGAGTTCGCTGGAGGAGTTGCTGGCGGTGGAGCCGGATGGGGTGTTCCTGTCCAACGGGCCGGGTGATCCGCAGACGCAGGTGGAGGCGATCGCGTTGACGCGGGAGGCGCTGCGGCGGGAGATCCCGTTGTTCGGGATCTGTTTCGGCAACCAGATCCTGGGCCGGGCGCTGGGGTTGGGCACGTACAAGATGCGGTACGGGCATCGGGGGATCAACATCCCGGTGATCGACGTGGAGACCGGCAGGGTCGCGATCACGGCGCAGAACCACGGGTTCGCGCTGGAGGGCGAGCCGGGGCAGAGCTTCGACTCGCCGTTCGGTGCCGCGAGGATCAGCCACTACTGCCCGAACGACGACACGGTCGAGGGCGTGCGCTGCGCCGAGGTGCCGGCGTTTTCGGTGCAGTACCACCCCGAGGCCGCGGCGGGCCCGCACGACGCCGCGCCGTTGTTCGACGAGTTCGTGACTCTGATGGAGAAGAAAGCCCGGTAA
- a CDS encoding PH-like domain-containing protein: MERFVLVLVVLACFALAVWGMRVGWRRRARSQSVLVPPFPQVPEEPGEPLLEAPGLYVSTTTAGNWQDRIVTRGVGLRGRAVLRRYAGGVEVDRAGAPGFWIPNEAVAGIRRGSAIAGKVMGSDSLLIITWRAGEVELDTGFRGDDHGSYPDWIESLGSEIKGGAQ, translated from the coding sequence ATGGAACGTTTTGTCTTGGTCCTGGTCGTGCTGGCCTGCTTCGCGCTCGCCGTGTGGGGGATGCGCGTGGGCTGGCGACGACGGGCGCGATCGCAGAGCGTTCTGGTGCCGCCGTTCCCGCAGGTGCCCGAGGAACCGGGCGAGCCGCTGCTGGAGGCTCCCGGCCTCTACGTCAGCACGACCACGGCGGGCAACTGGCAGGACCGGATCGTCACCCGCGGGGTGGGCCTGCGCGGCCGGGCGGTCCTGCGCCGCTACGCCGGCGGGGTCGAGGTCGACCGGGCCGGCGCGCCCGGGTTCTGGATCCCGAACGAGGCGGTCGCCGGGATCCGGCGCGGCAGCGCCATCGCCGGGAAGGTGATGGGTTCCGACAGCCTGCTGATCATCACCTGGCGTGCGGGCGAGGTGGAGCTGGACACCGGCTTCCGCGGGGACGACCACGGCAGCTATCCGGACTGGATCGAAAGCTTGGGCAGCGAGATCAAGGGAGGGGCCCAGTGA